The Miscanthus floridulus cultivar M001 chromosome 17, ASM1932011v1, whole genome shotgun sequence genome has a window encoding:
- the LOC136517253 gene encoding uncharacterized protein isoform X3, whose amino-acid sequence MRRGAALLLVAVFAVVAVAKGSADTPPAETNGDSSSAQSGLGKSEQHDQANPNKEHVTQQKGGVSNDIGDNNKKDNSTEVTNIRRDDSILQPKDKDNSMTKPSQARDFMEDPLIKECDPSHRCIIENKKFIACLKVSGEDSSALSLLMDNRGESFS is encoded by the exons ATGCGGCGGGGCGCTGCGCTTCTCCTGGTGGCCGTCTTCGCCGTGGTCGCCGTAGCGAAG GGTAGTGCTGATACGCCACCAGCCGAAACAAATGGTGATAGCTCTAGCGCACAGTCAGGCCTTGGGAAGTCGGAACAGCATGATCAGGCAAATCCTAACAAAGAGCATGTGACCCAACAGAAAGGAGGAGTCAGCAATGATATTGGTGACAACAACAAGAAGGATAACTCAACAGAAGTAACCAACATCAGAAGAGATGACTCGATACTGCAGCCAAAGGACAAAGATAACAGCATGACAAAGCCTTCACAAGCACGAGATTTCATGGAAGATCCTCTTATCAAGGAGTGTGATCCATCACATAGATGTATCATTGAAAATAAGAAATTCATCGCTTGCTTAAAAGTTTCTGGAGAAG ACTCATCAGCTCTGTCGCTTCTGATGGACAACAGAG GTGAGAGTTTCTCTTAG
- the LOC136517253 gene encoding uncharacterized protein isoform X2, whose product MRRGAALLLVAVFAVVAVAKGSADTPPAETNGDSSSAQSGLGKSEQHDQANPNKEHVTQQKGGVSNDIGDNNKKDNSTEVTNIRRDDSILQPKDKDNSMTKPSQARDFMEDPLIKECDPSHRCIIENKKFIACLKVSGEDSSALSLLMDNRDTGESFS is encoded by the exons ATGCGGCGGGGCGCTGCGCTTCTCCTGGTGGCCGTCTTCGCCGTGGTCGCCGTAGCGAAG GGTAGTGCTGATACGCCACCAGCCGAAACAAATGGTGATAGCTCTAGCGCACAGTCAGGCCTTGGGAAGTCGGAACAGCATGATCAGGCAAATCCTAACAAAGAGCATGTGACCCAACAGAAAGGAGGAGTCAGCAATGATATTGGTGACAACAACAAGAAGGATAACTCAACAGAAGTAACCAACATCAGAAGAGATGACTCGATACTGCAGCCAAAGGACAAAGATAACAGCATGACAAAGCCTTCACAAGCACGAGATTTCATGGAAGATCCTCTTATCAAGGAGTGTGATCCATCACATAGATGTATCATTGAAAATAAGAAATTCATCGCTTGCTTAAAAGTTTCTGGAGAAG ACTCATCAGCTCTGTCGCTTCTGATGGACAACAGAG ACACAGGTGAGAGTTTCTCTTAG
- the LOC136517253 gene encoding uncharacterized protein isoform X5 gives MRRGAALLLVAVFAVVAVAKGSADTPPAETNGDSSSAQSGLGKSEQHDQANPNKEHVTQQKGGVSNDIGDNNKKDNSTEVTNIRRDDSILQPKDKDNSMTKPSQARDFMEDPLIKECDPSHRCIIENKKFIACLKVSGEGESFS, from the exons ATGCGGCGGGGCGCTGCGCTTCTCCTGGTGGCCGTCTTCGCCGTGGTCGCCGTAGCGAAG GGTAGTGCTGATACGCCACCAGCCGAAACAAATGGTGATAGCTCTAGCGCACAGTCAGGCCTTGGGAAGTCGGAACAGCATGATCAGGCAAATCCTAACAAAGAGCATGTGACCCAACAGAAAGGAGGAGTCAGCAATGATATTGGTGACAACAACAAGAAGGATAACTCAACAGAAGTAACCAACATCAGAAGAGATGACTCGATACTGCAGCCAAAGGACAAAGATAACAGCATGACAAAGCCTTCACAAGCACGAGATTTCATGGAAGATCCTCTTATCAAGGAGTGTGATCCATCACATAGATGTATCATTGAAAATAAGAAATTCATCGCTTGCTTAAAAGTTTCTGGAGAAG GTGAGAGTTTCTCTTAG
- the LOC136517253 gene encoding uncharacterized protein isoform X4, protein MRRGAALLLVAVFAVVAVAKGSADTPPAETNGDSSSAQSGLGKSEQHDQANPNKEHVTQQKGGVSNDIGDNNKKDNSTEVTNIRRDDSILQPKDKDNSMTKPSQARDFMEDPLIKECDPSHRCIIENKKFIACLKVSGEDTGESFS, encoded by the exons ATGCGGCGGGGCGCTGCGCTTCTCCTGGTGGCCGTCTTCGCCGTGGTCGCCGTAGCGAAG GGTAGTGCTGATACGCCACCAGCCGAAACAAATGGTGATAGCTCTAGCGCACAGTCAGGCCTTGGGAAGTCGGAACAGCATGATCAGGCAAATCCTAACAAAGAGCATGTGACCCAACAGAAAGGAGGAGTCAGCAATGATATTGGTGACAACAACAAGAAGGATAACTCAACAGAAGTAACCAACATCAGAAGAGATGACTCGATACTGCAGCCAAAGGACAAAGATAACAGCATGACAAAGCCTTCACAAGCACGAGATTTCATGGAAGATCCTCTTATCAAGGAGTGTGATCCATCACATAGATGTATCATTGAAAATAAGAAATTCATCGCTTGCTTAAAAGTTTCTGGAGAAG ACACAGGTGAGAGTTTCTCTTAG
- the LOC136517253 gene encoding uncharacterized protein isoform X1, translated as MRRGAALLLVAVFAVVAVAKGSADTPPAETNGDSSSAQSGLGKSEQHDQANPNKEHVTQQKGGVSNDIGDNNKKDNSTEVTNIRRDDSILQPKDKDNSMTKPSQARDFMEDPLIKECDPSHRCIIENKKFIACLKVSGEDSSALSLLMDNRGINPLDVSITAPDYVTSAENAIHVEANDHSINE; from the exons ATGCGGCGGGGCGCTGCGCTTCTCCTGGTGGCCGTCTTCGCCGTGGTCGCCGTAGCGAAG GGTAGTGCTGATACGCCACCAGCCGAAACAAATGGTGATAGCTCTAGCGCACAGTCAGGCCTTGGGAAGTCGGAACAGCATGATCAGGCAAATCCTAACAAAGAGCATGTGACCCAACAGAAAGGAGGAGTCAGCAATGATATTGGTGACAACAACAAGAAGGATAACTCAACAGAAGTAACCAACATCAGAAGAGATGACTCGATACTGCAGCCAAAGGACAAAGATAACAGCATGACAAAGCCTTCACAAGCACGAGATTTCATGGAAGATCCTCTTATCAAGGAGTGTGATCCATCACATAGATGTATCATTGAAAATAAGAAATTCATCGCTTGCTTAAAAGTTTCTGGAGAAG ACTCATCAGCTCTGTCGCTTCTGATGGACAACAGAGGTATAAACCCACTTGATGTTAGCATCACGGCCCCAGATTATGTCACTTCAGCTGAAAATGCCATCCATGTTGAAGCAAATGATCACAGTATAAATGAGTAA